One window from the genome of Streptomyces sp. NBC_00708 encodes:
- a CDS encoding helix-turn-helix transcriptional regulator, which translates to MTLKRADLADFLRRSRERLTPRDVGLPEGPGRRRTPGLRREEVAVLAGMSADYCMRLEQARGPRPSVQVLAALAGALRLSEDERDHLYLLAGHRPPEGARAGAYLRPGLRYLLDRLEGVPVQVVSDLGDLLAQNDLALALFGCVCTVAEEDRNIVLRWFSDPGVRGHFADEEHAQQARELVADLRAATARRGDDAASRALVARCRAASPEFAALWDRHEVAVRRSHPYRLVHPALGRIELDCEVLATPAVDQRLRIFTPPPGGTTVLDALRVLGPLHRHHVT; encoded by the coding sequence ATGACACTGAAGCGTGCAGACCTCGCCGACTTCCTGCGCCGGTCGCGGGAGCGCCTGACACCACGCGATGTAGGGCTTCCCGAAGGGCCGGGGCGGCGGCGGACTCCGGGCCTGCGGCGCGAGGAGGTCGCCGTCCTCGCGGGGATGTCGGCCGACTACTGCATGCGGCTCGAACAGGCCCGGGGCCCCCGCCCCTCGGTCCAGGTGCTCGCCGCGCTGGCGGGCGCGCTGCGGCTGTCCGAGGACGAGCGGGACCATCTGTACCTGCTCGCCGGCCACCGTCCGCCGGAGGGAGCGCGGGCGGGCGCCTACCTGCGCCCGGGGCTGCGGTATCTGCTCGACCGCCTGGAGGGTGTGCCCGTGCAGGTGGTGAGCGACCTGGGTGACCTGCTGGCGCAGAACGACCTGGCGCTCGCGTTGTTCGGATGCGTGTGCACGGTCGCCGAGGAGGACCGCAACATCGTGCTGCGCTGGTTCTCCGACCCGGGCGTCCGCGGGCATTTCGCGGACGAGGAACACGCCCAGCAGGCGCGGGAGTTGGTCGCCGACCTGCGGGCCGCGACCGCCCGTCGCGGCGACGACGCGGCGTCCCGCGCGCTGGTGGCGCGGTGCCGGGCCGCGAGTCCGGAGTTCGCCGCGCTGTGGGACCGGCACGAGGTCGCCGTGCGCCGGTCGCATCCGTACCGGCTCGTGCATCCCGCACTGGGCAGGATCGAGCTGGACTGCGAGGTGCTGGCGACGCCCGCGGTGGATCAGCGTCTGCGGATCTTCACTCCTCCGCCCGGCGGGACGACGGTGCTGGACGCGTTACGCGTGCTCGGTCCCCTGCACCGGCACCACGTCACCTGA
- a CDS encoding alpha/beta hydrolase codes for MRESLLSVPGARLRHTVRGEGPVLLLIAGGPHGIDAAEPLARHLADRYTVLTYDRRGQSGSTTDTPATTIAAHADDAARLLRAHTERPALVHGTSLGALIALELTVRHPEQVATVIAHEPPVTQLLPEPDRALGQLIRVEEAFRSEGADTAMRRFAAGLDIDPNDREPDAPVRAPGPDRLRNAEHLLTYDLPAIRAHVLDVAALRGSPARVVAAAGEKSGHVWAHACAAMLADVLGTRLELFPGGHNGYVFRPRGTADRIHAVLRAGNGDDRLDRTGRAE; via the coding sequence ATGAGGGAATCCCTGCTGTCCGTACCGGGCGCACGACTGCGCCACACCGTCCGAGGAGAGGGCCCCGTACTCCTGCTCATCGCCGGGGGACCCCACGGCATCGATGCCGCCGAACCGCTCGCCCGCCACCTCGCCGACCGGTACACCGTCCTCACGTACGACCGGCGCGGGCAGTCGGGAAGCACCACCGACACCCCCGCGACGACCATCGCCGCGCACGCCGACGACGCCGCCCGCCTGCTCCGCGCCCACACGGAGCGACCCGCGCTCGTGCACGGCACCAGCCTCGGCGCGCTGATCGCACTGGAACTGACCGTCCGGCACCCCGAGCAGGTTGCGACGGTCATCGCGCACGAGCCCCCCGTCACGCAGCTGCTCCCGGAACCGGACCGAGCGCTTGGGCAACTGATCCGCGTCGAGGAGGCGTTCAGGTCGGAGGGTGCCGACACCGCCATGCGCCGATTCGCGGCCGGCCTGGACATCGACCCGAACGACCGCGAGCCGGACGCCCCGGTGCGCGCTCCGGGCCCCGACCGCCTGCGGAACGCCGAGCACCTCCTCACGTACGACCTGCCGGCCATCAGGGCACACGTCCTCGACGTTGCCGCGCTCCGGGGTTCACCCGCTCGCGTCGTGGCCGCGGCTGGTGAGAAGTCGGGCCATGTCTGGGCGCACGCGTGTGCCGCCATGCTGGCCGACGTGCTGGGCACACGGCTGGAGCTGTTCCCGGGCGGCCACAACGGATACGTCTTCCGCCCACGGGGAACGGCGGACCGGATCCACGCGGTGCTCCGCGCCGGGAACGGCGACGACCGCCTCGATCGCACCGGCCGCGCCGAGTGA